One stretch of Lentimicrobium sp. L6 DNA includes these proteins:
- a CDS encoding PAS domain S-box protein, which produces MDDKNYKSILMKSPFGFAYHKIIVDEQGKPTDYEFLEVNPAFERITGLKAKEIIGKTVCEVLPGIREGNFDWVQYYGDIALDGGESEFEQYSKPMGSWYKVHAYSNQKYYFSTVFTDISAQKSLSDIAATFNNFTAQTIDMQYVADKAREISGATYAVLNKFDEKGRDFSTIAFSGMNKHIEKGISLLGFDPRGKKWVYDPERQKKIDKQKTTIFQQLTDLTGTTIPEKIITLLSKTFNIGQVAVVKTTSENTMLGDFVLFFKRGSQLQNRETLETYADLTGMLLSRIDEERKVINEQARLKTITDNMTDFVWEIDLQLNFTYISPSVERILGFSADQYLHLSIEERYSPETLQKIHSLLHEELEKEKDPAVDKNRSRTIEIKECRKDGSMVPMEIHVSFVRDENGVPIGLQGISRDITERKQAEEKIRESEEQFRKMFNDHAAIMLLIDPESGAITNANSAAQLFYGYSHQQLCDLRIQEINQLSNDEVAKEIQNARNQHLNYFTFPHKLKNGQIRTVEVHSTPMEINNEKMLFSIIHDITERKQAEEELLIAKEEAEANEQKYQMLFDSNKDSISLMSLNTDGKPSHFIEFNKAACEMFGYTREELLLMKLEELEVPVLENIMLQRIESLQTKGSVDFETIIRDKAGNDRHTEVKVILINYQNQPALMNITRDITARKQAEEALQKSEYRFRKIIETSPDGIAIAALDGTIQFVTEKSGSMWGYDATDELLGRNIMEFLHPDYHEKAIYLINELFNGTLTGASEYLMVRKDGSTFYSEVNANILLDASNIPTGVLYVERDITERKLAEDALRESEKKYRLLTENMVDVIWVLNANTGKFTYISPSVFQLRGVTASEAMNESIEDSLTPDSVLIVKDTITKNVNTFIAHPEVTDYYINELQQYCKNGEIIWIEVSTQFSFNPSGDIEILGVTRNIEERKKTEAEIIQKNKELSNINAEKDKFFSIIAHDLKSPFNG; this is translated from the coding sequence ATGGACGACAAAAACTACAAATCAATTCTTATGAAAAGCCCTTTCGGCTTTGCGTACCATAAGATTATAGTTGATGAACAGGGAAAACCCACCGATTATGAATTTTTGGAAGTCAACCCTGCCTTTGAACGCATCACCGGACTAAAAGCCAAAGAAATAATTGGCAAAACCGTGTGTGAAGTACTGCCCGGTATCCGCGAAGGCAATTTCGACTGGGTGCAATATTACGGGGATATCGCCCTTGATGGTGGTGAAAGCGAGTTTGAACAATATTCAAAACCAATGGGCAGTTGGTACAAGGTGCATGCCTATTCAAACCAAAAATACTATTTCTCAACCGTTTTTACTGATATCTCAGCACAAAAGTCTCTTTCAGATATTGCTGCCACATTTAATAATTTCACAGCACAAACCATCGACATGCAATACGTGGCCGACAAAGCCCGGGAAATATCCGGCGCTACCTATGCCGTGCTGAACAAGTTCGATGAAAAAGGACGCGATTTTTCAACCATCGCTTTTTCGGGTATGAATAAACATATCGAAAAAGGCATTTCCTTGCTCGGCTTCGACCCCCGTGGCAAAAAGTGGGTGTACGACCCCGAGCGGCAGAAAAAAATCGATAAGCAAAAAACTACGATTTTTCAGCAGCTTACTGATTTAACCGGAACCACAATTCCCGAAAAAATCATTACTCTGTTAAGCAAAACCTTTAACATCGGGCAGGTTGCCGTGGTAAAAACCACAAGCGAAAACACCATGCTTGGCGATTTTGTCCTATTTTTTAAACGCGGCAGCCAATTGCAAAACCGGGAAACCCTCGAAACTTATGCCGACCTTACAGGCATGTTATTGAGCCGGATAGATGAGGAAAGAAAAGTGATAAATGAACAAGCAAGGCTCAAAACAATCACCGACAACATGACCGACTTTGTTTGGGAAATCGACCTGCAACTAAACTTCACCTACATCAGCCCATCGGTGGAAAGGATTTTAGGTTTTTCTGCCGACCAATACCTGCATCTGAGCATTGAAGAACGATATTCGCCCGAAACCCTGCAAAAAATACATTCCCTTTTGCATGAAGAACTCGAAAAGGAAAAAGACCCGGCAGTGGACAAAAACCGCAGCCGCACCATCGAAATTAAAGAATGCAGGAAAGACGGCAGCATGGTTCCGATGGAAATTCATGTTAGCTTCGTACGCGACGAAAATGGAGTCCCCATTGGCTTGCAGGGCATTTCGCGTGACATCACCGAGCGCAAGCAGGCGGAGGAGAAAATTCGGGAAAGCGAAGAACAATTCCGTAAAATGTTTAATGATCACGCTGCAATTATGCTTTTAATCGATCCGGAAAGCGGTGCGATTACTAATGCGAACTCTGCGGCTCAGTTATTTTACGGATATTCTCATCAACAGCTATGCGATCTGCGTATCCAGGAAATAAACCAATTATCAAATGATGAGGTAGCAAAGGAGATACAAAATGCACGAAATCAACATCTAAATTATTTCACCTTCCCCCATAAATTGAAGAATGGTCAAATTCGCACAGTCGAAGTCCATTCAACACCAATGGAAATAAATAATGAAAAAATGCTCTTTTCGATCATTCACGACATCACCGAGCGCAAGCAGGCGGAGGAAGAATTACTTATTGCCAAAGAAGAGGCGGAAGCAAATGAACAAAAGTACCAGATGCTTTTCGATTCAAACAAGGACAGTATTTCTCTTATGAGTCTCAATACTGATGGAAAACCATCCCACTTCATTGAATTTAATAAAGCAGCTTGCGAGATGTTTGGTTATACCAGAGAAGAATTACTGCTGATGAAACTCGAAGAATTGGAGGTGCCAGTTCTGGAAAATATTATGCTTCAAAGGATAGAATCTCTTCAAACGAAAGGCAGTGTTGATTTCGAAACAATTATCAGGGATAAAGCCGGAAATGACAGACATACTGAGGTAAAAGTCATTCTGATAAATTATCAGAACCAGCCTGCATTGATGAACATTACTAGAGATATCACCGCGCGCAAGCAGGCGGAGGAAGCGCTACAAAAAAGCGAATATCGATTTCGAAAAATTATTGAAACTTCACCCGATGGTATTGCCATTGCTGCACTGGATGGAACAATACAGTTTGTAACGGAGAAAAGTGGTTCTATGTGGGGTTATGACGCAACAGATGAGCTGTTAGGCAGAAATATCATGGAATTTCTTCATCCTGATTATCATGAAAAAGCGATTTATTTGATAAATGAGTTGTTCAATGGCACTTTGACAGGAGCTAGCGAATATCTGATGGTACGAAAAGATGGAAGTACATTTTATTCTGAAGTCAATGCCAATATTCTTCTCGATGCCAGCAATATTCCAACTGGTGTTTTGTATGTCGAACGCGACATCACCGAGCGCAAGCTGGCGGAGGATGCATTGCGCGAAAGTGAGAAAAAATACCGTTTGCTTACCGAAAATATGGTAGATGTAATTTGGGTTCTGAATGCAAATACCGGTAAATTTACTTATATCAGCCCATCGGTATTTCAATTAAGAGGTGTAACTGCAAGTGAAGCTATGAATGAAAGTATAGAAGATTCGCTAACGCCTGATTCGGTTTTAATAGTAAAGGACACGATAACCAAAAATGTAAATACTTTTAT